Proteins encoded by one window of Glycine soja cultivar W05 chromosome 15, ASM419377v2, whole genome shotgun sequence:
- the LOC114388454 gene encoding zinc transporter 1-like, whose amino-acid sequence MMNFQACSNTISNLFYVCFVLLPTMALGDCTCDTIEATKSDSIEVLHYKIGSIASVLVAGALGVSLPLLSKRIPTLNPKNDIFFMVKAFAAGVILATGFVHILPEAYESLTSPCLKENPWGKFPFTGFVAMLSSIGTLMVDSFATGFYHRQHFNPSKQVPADDEEMGDEHSGHIHVHTHATHGHAHGSAVSSEGSITSDVIRQRIISQVLEIGIVIHSVIIGISLGTAGSIDTIKPLLVALSFHQFFEGMGLGGCISQAKFESKSMAIMATFFSLTTPIGIAIGMGVSSVYKENSPTALTVEGIFNSASAGILIYMALVDLLAADFMSPRLQKNLKLQLGANISLLLGAGCMSLLAKWA is encoded by the exons ATGATGAACTTTCAAGCATGTTCAAACACCATCTCAAACTTGTTCTATGTTTGTTTTGTCCTTTTACCAACCATGGCCTTAGGAGATTGCACTTGTGACACAATAGAGGCCACAAAGAGTGACTCAATTGAAGTCCTCCACTACAAAATTGGCTCAATTGCTTCTGTGCTTGTTGCTGGGGCTCTTGGGGTGAGCCTCCCATTGTTGAGCAAGAGAATCCCAACACTTAACCCCAAGAATGACATATTCTTCATGGTTAAGGCCTTTGCTGCAGGGGTGATTCTTGCAACTGGGTTTGTGCACATACTTCCAGAGGCATATGAGAGCCTAACTTCACCTTGCCTTAAGGAAAATCCATGGGGCAAGTTTCCCTTCACTGGATTTGTTGCCATGTTGTCCTCCATAGGGACCTTAATGGTGGACTCATTTGCCACAGGGTTTTATCATAGGCAACATTTTAACCCCTCTAAGCAGGTTCCTGCTGATGATGAGGAAATGGGAGATGAACATTCTGGTCACATACATGTTCATACACATGCCACACATGGTCATGCTCATGGATCAGCTGTGTCCTCTGAGGGTTCAATTACATCTGATGTAATAAGGCAGCGCATCATATCACAA GTGTTGGAGATAGGAATAGTGATCCATTCAGTGATCATTGGAATATCATTGGGTACTGCAGGCAGCATTGATACCATAAAGCCTCTCCTCGTGGCCCTGTCTTTCCATCAATTTTTTGAGGGTATGGGGCTTGGTGGTTGCATATCTCAG GCAAAGTTTGAGTCCAAGTCTATGGCAATTATGGCAACCTTTTTCTCACTGACAACCCCAATTGGGATAGCAATTGGAATGGGGGTGTCAAGTGTGTACAAAGAGAATAGCCCTACTGCTTTAACTGTTGAAGGGATTTTCAATTCTGCTTCTGCTGGAATTTTGATTTACATGGCATTGGTGGATTTGCTAGCAGCTGATTTTATGAGCCCAAGGTTGCAGAAAAATTTGAAGCTCCAACTAGGGGCAAATATTTCCCTTCTCTTAGGAGCAGGTTGCATGTCTCTATTGGCCAAATGGGCTTAA